A section of the Humulus lupulus chromosome 2, drHumLupu1.1, whole genome shotgun sequence genome encodes:
- the LOC133816618 gene encoding perakine reductase-like isoform X1 — protein MVFCSRKEEHSCLIENMEEMPQIYIPKVKLGSHGLEVSRLGFGCGGLSGIYNDPLSHEAGCSVIKQAFNMGITFYDTSDLYGQNHDNEIMVGKALKQLPREKVQLATKFGITSSEGFQFNIKGTPEYVRQCCEASLQRLGVDYIDLYYQHRVDTSVSIEDTMGELKKLVEEGKIKYIRLSEPSLDTLKRAHAVHPITALEMEYSLWSRDIEDGIIPLCRELGIGIVAYSPLGRGFFAGKAVLESLPNESLLSIHPRFNGENLEKNKLLYSKLASLAAKHACTTPQLALAWLLHQGSDIIPIPGTTKVKNLAINVGSLAVKLTEEDLKEISDALPIDDVGGDRDYEVLTKYSWQFADTPSK, from the exons ATGGTTTTTTGCTCTCGAAAGGAAGAACATTCTTGTTTGATTGAAAACATGGAGGAGATGCCCCAAATCTATATCCCAAAAGTCAAACTGGGTAGCCATGGATTAGAG GTATCTAGATTGGGTTTTGGATGTGGGGGACTATCTGGAATATACAACGATCCTCTCTCTCATGAAGCTGGTTGTTCTGTTATTAAGCAAGCATTTAATATGGGTATCACATTCTATGATACATCAGATCTTTATGGTCAAAACCATGATAATGAAATCATGGTTGGGAAG GCTTTAAAACAGCTTCCCCGGGAAAAAGTTCAATTGGCTACAAAATTTGGTATCACAAGTTCAGAGGGATTTCAGTTTAATATAAAAGGGACCCCAGAATATGTGAGACAATGCTGTGAAGCAAGTCTTCAGCGCCTTGGTGTTGACTACATTGATCTGTATTATCAGCACCGTGTTGATACTTCGGTTTCAATTGAGGATACT ATGGGAGAGCTTAAAAAGCTGGTAGAGGAAGGAAAGATTAAGTATATTCGACTGTCCGAACCTAGTTTGGACACATTAAAGAGAGCTCATGCTGTTCATCCCATTACTGCCTTGGAAATGGAGTATTCTTTATGGAGTAGAGATATTGAAGATGGGATCATTCCACTTTGCAG GGAACTTGGTATCGGAATAGTGGCTTATAGCCCACTTGGTCGTGGATTTTTTGCTGGAAAAGCAGTTTTGGAAAGCTTGCCAAATGAGAGTCTTTTG TCAATCCATCCTAGATTCAATGGAGAGAATTTGGAGAAGAACAAACTTTTATACAGCAAACTTGCCAGTCTAGCTGCCAAACATGCTTGTACCACTCCTCAATTAGCTTTAGCATGGCTTCTCCACCAAGGCAGTGACATAATTCCAATCCCTG GGACAACTAAAGTTAAGAACCTGGCTATCAATGTTGGATCTTTGGCTGTGAAGCTTACAGAAGAGGACTTGAAAGAAATTTCTGATGCTCTGCCAATAGATGATGTCGGTGGTGACCGAGATTATGAAGTTCTGACCAAATATTCTTGGCAATTTGCAGATACCCCGTCAAAATAA
- the LOC133816618 gene encoding perakine reductase-like isoform X2: MNLDIVSRPNNSMEHRSKTMALKQLPREKVQLATKFGITSSEGFQFNIKGTPEYVRQCCEASLQRLGVDYIDLYYQHRVDTSVSIEDTMGELKKLVEEGKIKYIRLSEPSLDTLKRAHAVHPITALEMEYSLWSRDIEDGIIPLCRELGIGIVAYSPLGRGFFAGKAVLESLPNESLLSIHPRFNGENLEKNKLLYSKLASLAAKHACTTPQLALAWLLHQGSDIIPIPGTTKVKNLAINVGSLAVKLTEEDLKEISDALPIDDVGGDRDYEVLTKYSWQFADTPSK; this comes from the exons ATGAATCTTGATATAGTATCAAGGCCCAATAACTCAATGGAGCATCGGTCTAAAACAATG GCTTTAAAACAGCTTCCCCGGGAAAAAGTTCAATTGGCTACAAAATTTGGTATCACAAGTTCAGAGGGATTTCAGTTTAATATAAAAGGGACCCCAGAATATGTGAGACAATGCTGTGAAGCAAGTCTTCAGCGCCTTGGTGTTGACTACATTGATCTGTATTATCAGCACCGTGTTGATACTTCGGTTTCAATTGAGGATACT ATGGGAGAGCTTAAAAAGCTGGTAGAGGAAGGAAAGATTAAGTATATTCGACTGTCCGAACCTAGTTTGGACACATTAAAGAGAGCTCATGCTGTTCATCCCATTACTGCCTTGGAAATGGAGTATTCTTTATGGAGTAGAGATATTGAAGATGGGATCATTCCACTTTGCAG GGAACTTGGTATCGGAATAGTGGCTTATAGCCCACTTGGTCGTGGATTTTTTGCTGGAAAAGCAGTTTTGGAAAGCTTGCCAAATGAGAGTCTTTTG TCAATCCATCCTAGATTCAATGGAGAGAATTTGGAGAAGAACAAACTTTTATACAGCAAACTTGCCAGTCTAGCTGCCAAACATGCTTGTACCACTCCTCAATTAGCTTTAGCATGGCTTCTCCACCAAGGCAGTGACATAATTCCAATCCCTG GGACAACTAAAGTTAAGAACCTGGCTATCAATGTTGGATCTTTGGCTGTGAAGCTTACAGAAGAGGACTTGAAAGAAATTTCTGATGCTCTGCCAATAGATGATGTCGGTGGTGACCGAGATTATGAAGTTCTGACCAAATATTCTTGGCAATTTGCAGATACCCCGTCAAAATAA